The Niabella beijingensis genomic interval CGATCCGAAGAAATGGGCAAAGGAAGCAAAAGCCGCAGGTATGAAATATGCCGTGCTCACCACCAAACACCATGAAGGCTTTTGTTTGTTTGATTCCAAATACACCGATTACAAGGCCACCAATACACAAGCCAAACGCGACCTGGTAAAAGAATTTGTGGACGCCTTCCGCGCCGAAGGCATCAAGATCGGCTTCTATTATTCGCTGATCGACTGGCACCACCCTGACTTTACCCTCGACCATGTACATCCGCAGCGGCTGGGCAGTGATGCTACAGAAGCCGATTATGCCGCGCTGAACAAAGGCAAGGACATGAGCCGCTACCGCCAGTACATGCAGAACCAGATCAAGGAACTGCTGACCAATTATGGCAAGATCGATATCATGTGGCTCGACTTCTCCTACCCCGGCAAGAACGGAAAGGGGCATGACGACTGGGGATCCATTGAATTATTAAAGCTGATCCGGAAATTACAGCCCGGCATTATTGTAGATAACCGTCTTGACCTTAATGATTATACAGATGGCTATGACTTCGAAACACCCGAACAGGTAAAGCCTTCCGAACTGCTGAAATACAAAGGCAAGTACTGGGAAACCTGCCAGACCTTTTCCGGCTCCTGGGGATACTACCGGGATGAAAATACCTGGAAATCGCACCGGCAATTGCTGGACCTGCTGATCACTTCGGCTGCCAACGGCGGCAACCTGATCCTGAATGTAGGGCCTACCGCCCGTGGTGAGTTTGACTACCGCGCCAATAATGCACTGGACAGTATCGCCTACTGGATGCATGCCAACAACAGGTCTATTTATAACTGTACCTATCCGCCGGATACCTACAAGCTGCCCGAAGGGCTGGACATCAAACAGACCTATAATCCTGAAACAAAACGATTGTACCTGCACCTGTTCACCTATCCCTCCAATTACGGAAAACTGGTATTACCGGGCTATGCAGACAAGATCCAATATGCACAGTTCTTACATGATGCATCAGAGGTCCTTTACAAAACGGAGAATGGAGATATTGTACTGGAACTCCCCAAACAAAAGCCACCTTACGAGATCCCGGTGATCGAGTTGTTTTTAAAATAATACCCGGCAGCGCTGTTCTTAAAATCCCGGGAATGCCCACCGATCGGTACGGAAGGGCAATAATGGAAGCCCGGCACTGCTGAATACATTTCCAATGGCCGTATCGGTAAAACAATACCGGACGGCCATTGGCTTTTTTACCTTCGTATTCCAAACCACGATGGTATCGCCCTGTATAACAGCTTGCGCAGGATAAAAGACCTTATCTGCACCGGCGATCTGTATTTCCGCAAGGGTATCTCCTTTTAATTTCAACCCTGCTTCCGCACCCGATATTTTTATAAATGCCTTTGCCCCTTTTACCGACATGCTTTTATATTCCGGGCTCTTATAGGCGATGCCGGTACGGCCGTAATGATCCGCCAGTGCCCAGTTGGCCAGCCGCAGCCCCACATCGTGTTTGTTCTGCGGATGCACATCGTTTACATTGCCGGTAATATCATTGGTGGCCACCATACCCGTGTGCGGAATAACGCGGCATTGCCATTGCGCTTCCCGAAGCAGGGCGCCCGCATTTATTTTCTTATAGCGGAAAGGCGCCACTTGTACATAATAAAACGGCAATGGCTGCTTCCAGGCAAGGCGCCAGGCATCGATCATCGCCGTAAACAGCGGACGGTAGGTAGCAGCCGCATCCGTATTATTCTCGCCCTGGTACCAGGTAACCCCTGCAATGGTATACGAAACAATGGGAGCGATCATCCCGTTGTAAGCGCTGCCCGGTATAAATGGGCACATGCCGCTGGGCTGTATCAGGGTCGCCGCTTTTTTTAGTACGGGGCTGCTATTTACAATACGGTCCGGTGTCCATACTTCCGCAGCCGTACCGCCCCAGGCCGCTTCAATCAAGCCCACCGGGCCACCCAGTTTTTGCCGGAGATGCTTTCCAAAAAAATAAGCCACCGCGCTGAAGGTCTTCAGTGTATTGCTGTCGCAGACCACCCATTGCCCCCTTACCTGCTCCTGCGGAAAAGCTGCGGTTGTTTTAGGTATGTGAAAAAAACGCAGCTCCTGCCGGTGTGCCTGCGGCAATTCTTTCTGAATGTCCTGTAATCCCCAGCTACCGCTCATTTCCATATTGCTCTGCCCGGCGCAAAGCCATACTTCACCGATCAGCACATTTTCCAGCAGCAGGGTATTTTTTCCCTGTAAGGAAATGGTATACGGTCCGCCCGCGGCGGGTGTCTGTAATTCAATTTCCCATTTCGCATCGCGCGTACCCGTGGTCTCATATACTTTATCATCCCAGGATCCCTTCACCGTGATCTTCTCATAAGGATCGGCCCATCCCCATAGTTTTACCCTGCTTTGCTGTTGCAGTACCATATTGCTTCCAATGATGTCCGGCAGACGGATATCGGCCTTTGCCTGTATCACTCCTGCGATCGCCGGCAGCATCAACAATAACTTTTTCAGGTTCATTTTCCGGGAATATTGAATGAAGGAATGATATAACTGAAAACATGGTAACGCAGTTCGCTCCATTTGCTCTTCAGAGGGAAAGGATGCCCCGGATACAGCTCCTGTTCATCGGGAACATTTTTGATCCGCACGCGCAGGGTGGTACGGTTCTTTGTAAGTGAGGCCGGGATCAGGAACTCATCATCACGCAGGCGCCGGTTGGACGTGCGTACCTCGTACACCCTTTTACCCAGTTCATCCTTGGGCCGCGAGGTCATTGATACATTGGAGCCCGCCAGGTACCATATGCCCACCTTTTTCCAGCTGGTTGCTGCAATTGTTTTTTTACCGGTGGGTACGGCGATATATACTTCAGCCGTTTGATTGGGATAGCCGTAATCCAGTATACGCCGCAGCAATGCACCCTGGTTGTCCTTCCGCAGGCGGATATTAAATTCGGTAGTACCCGTTGTAGTGCGCCCGTCTTCCTTTTGTGCAGGATAGATCTCTTTCCCGATGTATTCTTTATATCCCGGCAGGTTGGGAAGATCGTAACCCCAGGCATGCGCGGGATAGGCATCCGGTCCCCATTCGTACCGCGACTCAATCGTTTCTACCGCAGAAGCCTGTGGTGAATGATAGTTGTGCCGTTGTTCATCGGGCTCATTGCCGATGTCCAGCTGATCCGTCTCCACCAGGGAGGCCGCCGGCAATCCGTACCAGTAGCAAACCGATTCATAATGTTCCTGGGAAACGTTCTCATTGTGCTCAAAGCGGATCACGGCCCGCTTTCCAAAAGGCATTAGGTCCGCCCAGAGAAAGCGGTATGCCGACTGGGTCAGGTCCTTTTCATTTACCGCTTTTTTCTTTTCAATGGCACCGCAGGGATGCCCTGCCAATGGCAGTGTCATGTTCTCTCCGCCCCAGTAATCGCCGCCGCCGGCCCACTCCTCCGTACCCGTACCATAGGCCTGTGGCGTCTGACTGTCATCAAAAAAGAAACGCGGATCACCTTCGAGTGTATTGAGATTGGCATTGTGTGAAAAAATAAACGAGTTACCCAGGAAACTTCCCGACCAGTCCTGCTGCCCTTCCAGCCCCTTTGTATCCAGCCACACCATATCCTGTCCCAGTTCCGGTTTTGGGAAGTCGCGGTAGGTAGCATGAAAATAACTGCTGAGCTCCGGTGTTCCGGCTATCTTTTTTTCATAACGCAGTTCATAGCCTATCGCTCCCGCACCGGAAGGGATACCCGTCAGTTCGATCCGTGCCGAGCGGAAGAACGGCATGGGATAATAGCAGGCCAGTTCTACGATCCCTTTTGCGTAATCGTATCTTATATTGATCGGCAATCCTTTCACCAGGTATTCTTTTTTCTCTCGGTTGAAAAAGGTACCTGCTCCGAAGAACAGACAAAGCGGTGCATCAACGGAAGGCTCCGCGGCCCCGTCCCAGGTCAGTTTCAGCCGTACCCGCTCCAGTTGTTCCGCCTGATCCAGCGGCAACGTCAGCTTCAGCGCCCGGAGCGTAGCAGGTCCGGAGCGCAGTGTAGCCAGAACGGCATGCTCCTGATCACGCTGTATGGTTCCCTTTATTTTCCGGATATCTGCCGGGGCGATATCCGTGCCTGCGCGGTTTACAAAAGTCATCACATCCGCAGGCGGCACCTGTTGCAGGTTCCAGGGGTTGGTCCTGCCCGCCAGCAACCCATTATCCGCATAAAGATGGTAGATATAATATCCCGTACCATAAAACGTTCTTGAATAAGCGATCTGTAACGAATCATTGAACCGCATCGGTATCCAGGAAAGATTAGCCCCCTTGGTAGTGCCCCAGGTCCATGCAAACGGCTCAGGGAGCGCTTTTGCGGGGATATAAGCAGTTGTTTTATATTTTTTAACGGCATCCACCGGATCAGCTGTTGCCGTTTCCTTAACGACGTTATCGGTTCCGTCCACTACAAAATGCCAGGGACTGCCGTGCCAGTGATTGGCCCGGAAGAACCATAACGTGCCATTCCCCTTTACATCCAGCGTTACGTTCTCATCTTCTTTTTTCATAAAAAGAAAATTGGAAGCATCATAACCACCGCCACCACGATCATAGGTGCTGCGCATATAGGCCCTTACACCGATCCGCTGCTGTGGCAGACTGCTCCACATACGGTAAGCATCATAACCGGAGGGCTGTGCGGGCAATGCAGCCCCCTGCCGGTATTGCGCCGTTGCAAAAAACGGCAGCAGCAAAAGGAACCATCCTCGTTTTAAGGTCGAAACATTCATGTTATTACGGTTTTGATACCCATTTTAACGGGGCCAGGTAAAGCCCTTTTTTATCCCAGCCGGTATTGGAAATAAACCAGCCTTCTTTTTTATCATAGATCACTTCCGCAGCATGTACCGGCAGCGTGCAGACCAACTGTTCCGTTGGAAAATAGAGCGGGTCTTTTGACCAGTACACATCGGTACGGTTGTACTCCGTCATTGCCCGGCAGATGAACAGATAGAACAGTCCGTCCTTTTCTACCACAAAAGGACTCTCTGCATCCCCGCCCCAGTCTACCCGGAAAGGCTGTGTATGTACGATCTGCGGACCGCTCCAGTGGTAGAGATCCGGTCCCGTACGCACGGCCACTACGGAACGGAGATCGGTCTCACTGTAGGTACGTGTGTAATAATAGTAATAAGTTCCTTTATATTTCATAATATAGGAATCCCTGGCATGACCTGCATCACTGAATAAGGGGTTCAATGCATGTCGTTCCCAGCGATACAGATCCGCACTGGTGGCCAGGCGCAGTTGCCCCCATGAAGCATAATTGGGTGCATTTTCCTGCATGTTGCCCGTGTTATAGAACAGATAATAACGATCTTTTTCCGTAAAAACATGCGGTGCCCACAATACCCGCTCCACACCGGGTTCCGCCGACATTGCATAGCCCTTGTCCTCCCAGTGTGGCTGTAATAACTTACGTGATGTAATATGAAACAAACGGGTTTCTTTCCAGGGTGCCACGGGCAAATGGTGAATGATACCAAAGGCATGCCAGGAGCCGTCTGCCGCTTTTACAAAGCAATGATCATTGGTGTACCAGGAGCTGTCGCCGCGGGCGGGATCATTATTGGGATCAAACAGATGCACAAAGGATCCGTTGATCTGTGGCACCTCGTAGCGGACCGGTTGTGCAACAACCATATTGCTTCTTATAACAAGCGAGAGCAACACGATCTTTAACGTGTTACTGACTGGTTTTAAAAATTTGCTATTCATTGTTCAGCTTCCTGTTTTTTACCATACCGTTTCACACGAAGTGTCGCCTGCGCCTTATGTCCGGCAAAGCCTTCGATAGCGCAAAGCCGTTCTGCATACGCACCGATCATCGCGCCGGCCTCCGGCGTACAACGCTGATAGGAACAGGTTTTTAAAAACTTGCCTACCCACAATCCGCCGGTATACCGTGCCGCTTTCATCGTAGGCAGGGTATGATTGGTGCCGATGACCTTATCGCCGAAGGCCACATTCGTTTCCGGACCGAGGAACAAGGCCCCGTAATTGGTCATGTGTTCCAGAAAATAAGAAGGATCGGCCGTAAGCACTTCCACGTGCTCATACGCCAGTTTATCGGCTTCGGCCACCGCCTCCGCAAGATCATCTACCAACAGCACCGAACCGTAATCCCGCCAGGCGGCTCCTGCAAGATCCGCCGTAGACAAGGTTTTCAGCTGGCGCTCTATTTCATCCATTGTTTCCCGTGCCAGCTTTTCAGAAGTTGTGATGAGTGCTGCCGGTGAGGTGGGACCATGCTCTGCCTGCCCCAGCAGGTCGCAGGCCACCATCTCTGCATCCGCCGTTTCATCCGCAATCACCAGTACTTCTGTAGGCCCCGCTAGCAGGTCAATGCCCACCCGTCCAAAGAGTTGCCGTTTGGCTTCCGCCACATAAGCATTTCCGGGGCCCACGATCATATCCACCGCAGGGATGGAATCCGTACCGATCGCCATAGCACAAAGTGCCTGCACACCTCCCAGTATATAGATGGCATCGGCTCCTGCAAAGTGCATGGCACAAACGGTGGCTTCCGGTATCTTTCCTTGTATTGGTGGTGTGCAGGCGATCACTCTTTTTACGCCTGCTACTTTGGCCGTAAGCACGCTCATGTGCGCGGAGGCCACCATGGGATAGCGCCCCCCGGGAATATAACAGCCCACACTGTTCACCGGGATGTTCTTATGCCCCAGGAACACACCCGGCAGGGTCTCTACTTCCAGGTCCAGCAGGGCCTTTCGCTGTTGTTCAGCAAAAAAACGGATCTGCTGCTGTGCAAAAAGAATATCGTCCTTTACCTGTTGTGGTGTGCGCTCTATGATCGCCTGTATCTGTTCTGCTGAAAGACGGAAGGATTCGGGTGTCCATTGATCAAGGCCTGCTGCATAGGAACGCACGGCTTCATCTCCGCCGGATTCAATAGCGCGGATCATTTCCTCCACCACCTCTTTTACTTTCGAGTGCTCCTGCTGCAGTTCGGTTACCGCTCTTCCCTGTTTGATAAAACGTGCCATAAATTATTTTTCTTTTTTGATTTTTTTTACTGATCATTTTGTTACGGGCCATTGCTTATTTACCCCAGAGGCGGGTATCATTGCCCTTGCTCTTCCGCCA includes:
- a CDS encoding sialate O-acetylesterase, translating into MNLKKLLLMLPAIAGVIQAKADIRLPDIIGSNMVLQQQSRVKLWGWADPYEKITVKGSWDDKVYETTGTRDAKWEIELQTPAAGGPYTISLQGKNTLLLENVLIGEVWLCAGQSNMEMSGSWGLQDIQKELPQAHRQELRFFHIPKTTAAFPQEQVRGQWVVCDSNTLKTFSAVAYFFGKHLRQKLGGPVGLIEAAWGGTAAEVWTPDRIVNSSPVLKKAATLIQPSGMCPFIPGSAYNGMIAPIVSYTIAGVTWYQGENNTDAAATYRPLFTAMIDAWRLAWKQPLPFYYVQVAPFRYKKINAGALLREAQWQCRVIPHTGMVATNDITGNVNDVHPQNKHDVGLRLANWALADHYGRTGIAYKSPEYKSMSVKGAKAFIKISGAEAGLKLKGDTLAEIQIAGADKVFYPAQAVIQGDTIVVWNTKVKKPMAVRYCFTDTAIGNVFSSAGLPLLPFRTDRWAFPGF
- the hisD gene encoding histidinol dehydrogenase translates to MARFIKQGRAVTELQQEHSKVKEVVEEMIRAIESGGDEAVRSYAAGLDQWTPESFRLSAEQIQAIIERTPQQVKDDILFAQQQIRFFAEQQRKALLDLEVETLPGVFLGHKNIPVNSVGCYIPGGRYPMVASAHMSVLTAKVAGVKRVIACTPPIQGKIPEATVCAMHFAGADAIYILGGVQALCAMAIGTDSIPAVDMIVGPGNAYVAEAKRQLFGRVGIDLLAGPTEVLVIADETADAEMVACDLLGQAEHGPTSPAALITTSEKLARETMDEIERQLKTLSTADLAGAAWRDYGSVLLVDDLAEAVAEADKLAYEHVEVLTADPSYFLEHMTNYGALFLGPETNVAFGDKVIGTNHTLPTMKAARYTGGLWVGKFLKTCSYQRCTPEAGAMIGAYAERLCAIEGFAGHKAQATLRVKRYGKKQEAEQ
- a CDS encoding alpha-L-fucosidase, which produces MKKMLLAITLLTASLLHAQPKQLSNETPDQKAKRMQWWTDARFGMFIHWGLYAQAARHEWVKQREQITTENYQKYFDHFNPDEFDPKKWAKEAKAAGMKYAVLTTKHHEGFCLFDSKYTDYKATNTQAKRDLVKEFVDAFRAEGIKIGFYYSLIDWHHPDFTLDHVHPQRLGSDATEADYAALNKGKDMSRYRQYMQNQIKELLTNYGKIDIMWLDFSYPGKNGKGHDDWGSIELLKLIRKLQPGIIVDNRLDLNDYTDGYDFETPEQVKPSELLKYKGKYWETCQTFSGSWGYYRDENTWKSHRQLLDLLITSAANGGNLILNVGPTARGEFDYRANNALDSIAYWMHANNRSIYNCTYPPDTYKLPEGLDIKQTYNPETKRLYLHLFTYPSNYGKLVLPGYADKIQYAQFLHDASEVLYKTENGDIVLELPKQKPPYEIPVIELFLK
- a CDS encoding DUF2961 domain-containing protein, which produces MNVSTLKRGWFLLLLPFFATAQYRQGAALPAQPSGYDAYRMWSSLPQQRIGVRAYMRSTYDRGGGGYDASNFLFMKKEDENVTLDVKGNGTLWFFRANHWHGSPWHFVVDGTDNVVKETATADPVDAVKKYKTTAYIPAKALPEPFAWTWGTTKGANLSWIPMRFNDSLQIAYSRTFYGTGYYIYHLYADNGLLAGRTNPWNLQQVPPADVMTFVNRAGTDIAPADIRKIKGTIQRDQEHAVLATLRSGPATLRALKLTLPLDQAEQLERVRLKLTWDGAAEPSVDAPLCLFFGAGTFFNREKKEYLVKGLPINIRYDYAKGIVELACYYPMPFFRSARIELTGIPSGAGAIGYELRYEKKIAGTPELSSYFHATYRDFPKPELGQDMVWLDTKGLEGQQDWSGSFLGNSFIFSHNANLNTLEGDPRFFFDDSQTPQAYGTGTEEWAGGGDYWGGENMTLPLAGHPCGAIEKKKAVNEKDLTQSAYRFLWADLMPFGKRAVIRFEHNENVSQEHYESVCYWYGLPAASLVETDQLDIGNEPDEQRHNYHSPQASAVETIESRYEWGPDAYPAHAWGYDLPNLPGYKEYIGKEIYPAQKEDGRTTTGTTEFNIRLRKDNQGALLRRILDYGYPNQTAEVYIAVPTGKKTIAATSWKKVGIWYLAGSNVSMTSRPKDELGKRVYEVRTSNRRLRDDEFLIPASLTKNRTTLRVRIKNVPDEQELYPGHPFPLKSKWSELRYHVFSYIIPSFNIPGK